Within the Candidatus Eremiobacteraceae bacterium genome, the region TGACTTTCTTCACTGTCTATACCTTTTCAACCTGATAGAATTCGAGTTCCACCGGCGTCTCCCGGCCGAAAATCGAGATGAGCGCGCGCAGGCGCTCTTTTTGCGGGTCGATCTCGTCCACCGTACCGGTGAAATCGAAGAACGGCCCCGAGGTCACCTTCACGCGATCGCCCTTGGCGAAGTCGATCTTCAGCTTGGGCGTCTCGATGCCCATCTGCTTGAGGATCGTCTTGACCTCTTTGTCGGCAAGCGGCAGCGGTTTCTCGCCCGAGCCCGGCGAGCCGACGAATCCGGTGACGCCCTGCGTGTTGCGCACGACGTACCACGACTGGTCGGTCATCTTCATCTCGACGAGCACGTAGCCCGGATAGACCTTCTTCTCCACCTCTTTGCGCTTGCCGTCCTTGAATTCGACTTCTTTGTCGGTCGGCACGAGCACGCGGTACACGAAGTCCTGCATCGCCATCGATTTGATGCGCCGTTCGAGATTGGCCTTGACCTTGTTCTCGTAGCCCGAATAGGTGTGCACGACGTACCACTTGCGATCCGGATCTTCCGGGGTCGCCAGCAGTTCGGCCGCGAGCGCGGCT harbors:
- the nusG gene encoding transcription termination/antitermination protein NusG — encoded protein: MMEDVQQQEIDQDAAALAAELLATPEDPDRKWYVVHTYSGYENKVKANLERRIKSMAMQDFVYRVLVPTDKEVEFKDGKRKEVEKKVYPGYVLVEMKMTDQSWYVVRNTQGVTGFVGSPGSGEKPLPLADKEVKTILKQMGIETPKLKIDFAKGDRVKVTSGPFFDFTGTVDEIDPQKERLRALISIFGRETPVELEFYQVEKV